A single genomic interval of Fibrobacter sp. UWB13 harbors:
- a CDS encoding transglutaminase family protein, translating to MPIYQVDHETVYDYRLPVLYSNHLAHMLPRAVSRQNWISHNIEVEPNPTIRQERIDIFGNRVLAFSIEQEHTHFRFKTTGIVDVQGEEPPKQGETMKWEDVAKLLERPTSDETLDAAMYAYASPFAKFDESVRNYALESFEQGRPIFDAAYELMKRIYTDCKYTPGATRIGAQPQEILRGRKGVCQDFAHLMIGCLRSLHLPCRYVSGYLRTHPCEGQPKLVGADATHAWVSTYIPGHGWVELDPTNNVLGGNEHIILAWGRDFGDVSPLKGVITGGGEHTLKVSVNVDMKE from the coding sequence ATGCCCATTTATCAAGTTGACCATGAGACCGTCTACGACTACCGCCTCCCCGTTCTTTACAGCAACCACCTCGCCCACATGCTCCCGCGAGCAGTCAGCCGACAGAATTGGATTAGCCACAACATCGAAGTGGAACCGAACCCGACAATTCGGCAGGAACGCATCGACATTTTCGGGAACAGGGTATTGGCATTCAGCATCGAGCAGGAGCACACGCACTTTAGATTCAAGACGACTGGCATTGTAGATGTTCAGGGAGAAGAACCGCCAAAACAAGGTGAAACGATGAAATGGGAAGATGTCGCAAAGCTTTTGGAACGCCCGACAAGCGACGAGACGCTAGACGCCGCGATGTACGCCTACGCCTCCCCTTTCGCCAAGTTTGACGAATCCGTCCGCAATTACGCGCTCGAAAGCTTTGAGCAGGGCCGCCCCATTTTTGACGCCGCCTACGAGCTCATGAAGCGAATCTACACGGATTGCAAGTACACGCCGGGAGCCACAAGAATCGGGGCGCAGCCACAGGAAATCTTGCGCGGGCGAAAAGGCGTCTGCCAAGACTTTGCACACTTGATGATAGGCTGCTTGCGTTCACTGCATTTGCCCTGCCGTTACGTGAGCGGTTACCTCCGCACGCACCCCTGCGAAGGCCAACCCAAACTCGTCGGAGCCGACGCGACCCATGCCTGGGTCAGCACCTACATTCCCGGCCACGGCTGGGTAGAACTGGACCCCACCAACAATGTGCTTGGAGGTAACGAGCACATTATACTCGCCTGGGGCAGAGATTTCGGGGACGTGAGCCCGTTAAAGGGCGTCATCACCGGAGGTGGCGAGCATACCTTGAAAGTGTCCGTGAACGTGGACATGAAGGAATAA
- a CDS encoding circularly permuted type 2 ATP-grasp protein, with the protein MEFEHRCRRLHNVLDENDLSSSMGGNHKGTDPIPLVITAEEWKTLEAGVAQRAKLFNALAKDIYGEQSLWKKGKLPAALLFANPDFLQVVWKVHPVGDVFVNLTSTDVARLKDGTFVAVSDHLQVPDGLGRALENRIGVSRAFPELFRSMQTERLAGFFKKLMDGLDAMHKNIGGEGETSKVVLLASSPDNPRRAEDAVIARYLGIPLVENDDLAIRNMQVYMKTLMGLKKIGTIFRRVEDGMCDPLELRIDSGEGAVGLISSVRAGNVAIANFLGTGVLETPVFKPFLPEICRELLGEELLLRDVETLWLGNADDAERVLAEPEKWIFKKAFRDEGSFKEAEPKTYVTMTTTAQLALLQTVENAPEQWVAERSMEVSTVYAYRGEFTPAVSLMRFFAVNTAKETSVMPGGLGILENGLGEKDIWVLSENPVANFSLLAPASQAITPSRAGGDLPSRAAENLFRLGRALSASNMMARIARGIAVRLSDESWMDMPELPWILKAGLTDETQSRLAQDPENALRYFILRKDNKNGMQCVLTEIREHGMQLRDRISEDLWLYLNGFGIAEVPAGTGAAALLPYLKEVLSDSAAVAGLAADSMTRGHEWRFLELGREIECAIRTLQLVKSLLYTAPTDEMTNLRLLQAVLEIGDGLMTYHRRYGGRLQVVPVIDLLLSDESNPRSVAYQVAKLRKAAKYLPGNDQSEATFSPLDRELMRVLAELRLANIEQLAETVDNKRENLIKLVETQINSIERIAEIVNRLYLSHAPRAGVFHATTTDVSEV; encoded by the coding sequence GTGGAATTCGAGCACCGCTGCAGGCGTTTGCATAACGTTCTCGATGAGAACGATCTTTCGTCGAGCATGGGAGGCAACCACAAGGGTACAGACCCCATCCCTCTCGTGATTACGGCCGAAGAATGGAAAACGCTGGAAGCGGGCGTTGCACAAAGGGCAAAGCTTTTTAACGCGCTCGCGAAAGACATTTATGGCGAACAAAGTCTTTGGAAAAAAGGGAAATTGCCCGCCGCGCTGTTGTTTGCGAACCCGGATTTTTTGCAGGTTGTATGGAAGGTACACCCGGTTGGCGATGTATTTGTGAACTTGACATCAACCGATGTCGCAAGGCTCAAAGACGGAACGTTTGTGGCAGTATCGGACCATTTGCAAGTACCCGATGGATTAGGGCGTGCACTGGAGAACCGCATTGGCGTAAGCCGTGCATTCCCGGAGCTTTTCCGCAGCATGCAAACGGAACGATTGGCAGGATTTTTCAAGAAGCTGATGGATGGCCTAGACGCCATGCACAAGAACATAGGAGGTGAAGGTGAAACCAGCAAGGTGGTACTTTTGGCATCGAGCCCGGACAATCCGCGTCGAGCAGAAGACGCAGTAATCGCCCGTTACCTGGGGATCCCACTTGTCGAAAACGATGACCTCGCGATTCGCAACATGCAGGTGTACATGAAGACGCTTATGGGACTCAAGAAAATTGGGACCATATTCCGCCGAGTGGAAGACGGCATGTGCGACCCGCTGGAATTGCGAATTGACAGTGGCGAAGGTGCTGTCGGCTTAATCAGTTCCGTCCGCGCAGGGAACGTCGCGATAGCAAACTTCCTCGGGACTGGCGTTCTGGAAACGCCCGTATTCAAGCCGTTTTTGCCGGAGATTTGCCGCGAGCTTTTGGGCGAAGAACTGCTGTTGCGCGATGTGGAAACGCTTTGGCTCGGGAACGCAGATGATGCGGAACGCGTGTTGGCTGAACCCGAAAAATGGATTTTCAAAAAGGCGTTCCGCGACGAAGGAAGTTTCAAGGAGGCAGAACCCAAGACTTATGTAACCATGACGACGACAGCACAGCTCGCCTTGCTGCAAACGGTCGAGAATGCACCCGAGCAATGGGTGGCAGAAAGATCGATGGAGGTTTCGACAGTTTACGCTTACCGAGGAGAGTTCACTCCAGCAGTTTCGCTGATGCGGTTCTTTGCGGTGAACACAGCGAAGGAAACTTCGGTGATGCCGGGCGGCCTCGGAATTTTGGAGAATGGACTTGGAGAAAAAGACATTTGGGTGCTTTCGGAAAATCCTGTGGCGAACTTTTCATTGCTCGCGCCAGCAAGTCAGGCGATTACGCCGTCGAGAGCTGGAGGCGACCTGCCTAGCCGTGCGGCCGAGAACTTGTTCCGGCTGGGGCGAGCATTGTCGGCTTCGAACATGATGGCGCGTATCGCAAGAGGTATCGCGGTGAGGCTCTCGGACGAATCCTGGATGGACATGCCGGAGCTACCGTGGATACTGAAGGCTGGGCTTACTGATGAAACGCAGTCGAGGCTCGCGCAAGATCCCGAAAACGCACTCCGTTACTTTATCTTGCGTAAGGACAACAAGAACGGCATGCAATGTGTGCTGACGGAAATTAGAGAGCACGGCATGCAGTTGCGAGACCGCATTTCGGAGGATTTATGGCTTTACTTGAACGGATTTGGCATTGCAGAAGTGCCGGCAGGAACAGGTGCGGCAGCGCTGTTGCCATACCTAAAGGAGGTCCTGTCGGACAGCGCTGCAGTGGCAGGGCTTGCAGCCGACTCCATGACGCGAGGCCACGAATGGCGCTTTTTGGAACTCGGTCGTGAAATCGAATGCGCCATCCGCACCTTGCAATTGGTCAAAAGTTTGCTGTACACCGCCCCCACTGACGAGATGACAAACTTGCGCTTATTGCAAGCAGTTCTTGAAATCGGCGATGGACTTATGACATACCACCGCCGCTATGGAGGCCGTTTGCAAGTTGTCCCCGTCATCGACTTGCTTTTGTCGGACGAATCCAACCCGCGAAGCGTCGCCTACCAGGTGGCAAAATTGCGGAAAGCAGCAAAGTACTTGCCCGGCAACGACCAAAGCGAAGCGACATTCTCGCCACTAGACCGTGAACTGATGCGCGTGCTTGCCGAGCTCCGTCTCGCAAACATCGAACAGCTTGCAGAAACTGTAGATAACAAAAGGGAGAACCTCATAAAACTTGTAGAAACACAGATAAATTCCATTGAACGAATTGCAGAAATCGTAAACAGGCTCTACTTAAGCCACGCCCCACGCGCTGGAGTATTCCACGCGACAACCACGGATGTGTCGGAGGTTTAA